Part of the Equus caballus isolate H_3958 breed thoroughbred chromosome 18, TB-T2T, whole genome shotgun sequence genome is shown below.
AACTTTTCAGGATGCTTTCATagcttttgcatttctttttcagataaagGAAAACATCTGTGTCGAGAATGAGCGTTTCTCCACTTCTGCTAGTCTTAGGTACTGAGGGCCTGAGTGGCTCCACAGAATTACTTCTCTGGAGACTCCTTCTGGGGCTCTGTCTATCCCACTTTCTCCCCTCAGTGATAAAATTcctgtttttttccaaaagagaacTTGCTTTTGATAGCAAAGATTCTCTGAGCCTCTTCATAGCCAGAAATGATCCTCGCACGGAGATTGTTCCACTGGGTCCCAAACAACTGAAGCATAAAGTTGGGATTTTCCTCTTCAGGTCCATGACCAGACTTTCTAGAACGATTTGACTTCGAAAAACAGAAAGATCAAGGATAGCATTTACAGAGCTGAAGACCTAAAATCAAACAGAGACAAATTAAAACAGCACTGCTTGGTGGAGGAGATGACATAAACACATTCTTTTTCTGGcactttctctgtctcctcagcAGTGGCCCTAAACTTGGCCCCAACCGACCAACCAGACTGTCTTCTTGCACCAGAGCAGCTCATCAAAGGGACCCCACAAGCCCATCAAGGCCACAGTGTTCAATTTGAGATTCACAGTCCTTCACTGTGTTTCCCAAAACAGCGGTGGCCAAATATTTCGTAGAGGCAGAATGCTTTTTTGAAACAAAGTCTTAAGCAGCACCGGCAGATAAACACTGCCCTGGTTCTGCTCTGTGGAGAGGGGCCCCCTAGAGAGCCCTCCAAGTTTGAAGTTCATCAGATGGCTGCACAGAACCTGGGTTTATTACCAAATAAAGTATTAAACCAAAGTTTTGAATTTAAACCTTTGCCTCTTATTTCCACTTTTCCTGCCTCTTcaaagttcctttttttctctttttttctttttttttgaggaagattagccctgagctaacatctgctgccaatcctcctctttttgctgaggaagactggccctgagctaacatctgtgcacatcttcctctactttatatgtaggacgcctaccacagccctgggccgccaaagcagaatgtgcgaacttaaccactgcgccactgggccggcccccaaagttCCCTTTTAATGTTCAccctaattggattttttttccccaaaaataagTCTTTATGTAGATACATCATCCATGACAGCATAAAAGCTCACTGTCACTTTAAAAGCATAGAGTAGGACATGCAGAAACATGAAACATAGGCCAGGCAATAACCAAAAGATGTTAAGCGCAGCTTTGGCCTCTAACACTGACTCAGGTTAGGGAGTTTGCCTTTTCTGTCCTAGAAGTCATGGTACTTTGTGTCTCCTATGCAGGGAACACTTTGCAGAAGAAATGGGATCCAGGACCATCCGCACCCGTTCAGCATCACATCTTACCTTTTCACTAAGATGAGAGACTTTGAGTGGAGTGGGTATAACCTTCTTTTCTAGATAGTGGTTCTTTTTTCTGATGACATTCTCTGCAACTAAGTGGAAACACTGCCATCAGAAATGTTTGTGGCATGACACActaataatcattttaattaataataatagagatGTTCAACTCTCTATATAGgaattctctatttattttctacACATAGAATtctatatatattctagatgatttctatagatatatatatgaataGAAAACAAGAACCTAAAGGTAAATCCCCCACTCTGTTACCTATGGCCCTGAGGAGACTTCACCTTCTTGAATCCAGAATACCACAGTGTCTTGGTTGCCCTCTAATTACTGGCTGACTGCTCCGTCTCTTTTGctaattctccttctcttcccattcTCTAGATGATGCCAGGCCCCAGGCCTCAGGCCTTATACCTCTTTGCCAACCTACACTCACCCAGTGGGTGATCTCAACAATTTCCACGGTTTTAGGTACCATCTCCGCACGTATCACTTCCCAATTCTATCTTCAGCTTCAACCTTTCTCCCTTCTGCCTGTGGAAATTTCTACTTCATTATCGTAACAGGCGTCTCCGTGACCTCTGggaaaattcaatttttaataacTGTCCCCCTCGCAAAAGTACTCTTCCTCCAGTGTTCCCCATCTCAGAAAATGACACCTaattcatcagcaaatcctgAGTACCCACCGGTTCTCAATCACCTGCCCTGCTGCCACCCTAGTCAAAACCAGCCACAACTAGTGGCTCCTCTTCTCCCCACGGCTGCTGGTCTGGCCATCTAAGAAAAGGTGGTCACATTTTGCCAGTCCTCTGCTCGAAagccttcaatggcttcccatctcacccagaaaaaaacccacacacctTGCCTTGACCTATGAGCTAATTACATAAGCTGGCCCCAGCTACCCGTCTAGCCGCACCTCCTAATTCTCTCCCCCTTGTTCCTTCCAGCCTCacaggcctccttgctgttctttaAAACATTCAGCGTGCTACCTCCTCAGAGAATTTTTCCCCATCCTTCCCTtggcctagaatgttcttcctcctTATCTGCATGAAtcactccctcacttcattcagatctctgctcaaatgtccctAAACAGAGTATTTCACTACCCACTCTATCTAAAGTAGCGCCCTCTATCACATTCTAtccctttattcttctttatattttttcatagcattcatatattaacatacaaataaatataaatacacataaataagtttataaataatatatgaatatgCAAGTAAATGAAGCACCCAACATATTATATTaccatttatttgcttgtttattatctgtccaCCTCCACAGATATATGCttcatgaaagaaaacattttatctaTTTCATTCCTTGCTATATCCTCAAggcctagaatggtgcctggcaaataataggtgctcaataaatatttgtgaataaatgaatgaatgagtcctCTTTTTCTCTGAGTTACCACTTCAATGTATAATATATTAACTTCCAAAAACACTAGGATCcccttaaagaaataataaggaaCCTTTCCCGCCATCCCTTACCTGAACATTCCCATTGAGAAGAAATGACTTAACTAACGGTGATAAATAAAGGTACTGATAATCCATGTCTTGGATCTCTCTCTGGACCCTGCCTTCCTTCAAGCAGAGCAATGTTTCTTCTCTTACTCCCAAGTGGTACTTTCACCTCCAAGATGCTGGCATGGAGACTCATCTTTCTCTGGCTATTTATTCTGCCAGCCACTAAGCTGTAAAGAAGGCTGCCCCCTTCCAGGAAGCTGGAGGAGTGATTATGCTCTGCAGACCCAACTTCCTCACCTATGTCAGGGATGGGGATGGGGAACAGAATGGCTCAATCTGATCTCAGATCCAAACCACATTTCTCCAGTCCAATTTTACCAGTAATAAAGCAGATACTGTATTAGAAtatccatttgtttgtttgaacAAAGAGAAGCAACTGGTATAATTATACGGTCATATGTCAtttaacgacagggatacgttctgagaaactCGTTGTTAGGTAATTTCATCgctgtgcgaacatcatagagtgtacttacagaaacctagatggtatagcctactacacacccaggctagatggaactaaccttatgggaccaccgttggaTATGGggtctgttgttgaccgaaaTATCATTATGCAGTGTCATGTGCATGACCATATTGCTGGAAGCCACCTCAAAATTCCCAAAGTAGTTATCTTGTTTGTGAGATTATAGATCAtttttgtgggctttttttttctaGGTTTTCTACAGTAAAATGTATCACTTTTATCCCAAGATGTAAACAAACTCCAAATACAAAAAGAAAGTCTTCAAGAATTTGTCATCACTAGCAACTCTATCATGAGCCATTTTCACATATACTCTTGCTAATGCAATACTGTGCCACTTTTACATTCAGAATAGAATAACTTCCTTTAACGCTATTTTAAACTTTACCAATCCCATGaatcattttaatgaaatttgatttttaatttcattgcaGAAGTATTTCTAAGATTACAAAAATCTGATTTAGAAAtaccttttttctctctgaatgtTACATATGCCACGCCCTTGGTTCTTGTTGGATATATCACACCTTCAACAACTCCACCCTCATTCTTAACATCTTGGAAGTGACTCTTCACTAATATGGCCAGTAATTCATCACTAAAAAGGGCAACTGGAAGACCAGCAACTACAACCGTTCTTTCAGAAGCTTTGGATTCCTTGACATTCAAAACTGATGCCTGCAAGAGAAATAGTAGGTTACTCTTTAAATATATAAGATTCTACTTAATATAGGCAACATCACACACCAGTGAGAGAGgttattttattcaataaagGTGCCAGTACAGCTGActagatatttgaaaaaaaatactaaggaTAGATCCTTGCCTCACACCATATTCCAATATAAACTCTACATGAGTTTGAGaattaaatatagaaaagtgaacccttcatttttttaataaatggaaaacattGGTTAACATTTGTCTGATTTTAGAAATGCCTAAAAGTAATGGAAGTCACCAAGGAAAAGATCAAGAGATAAAtttcttcaattaaaattttttaaaaagtcaagctAACCAAGAAATATGGTAGTTTGGAGATGGCACTGTATGTTTTCTTGATTGTAGAGTCCAAAGTACATAAGTCAATCAGAAACACATTCCCTACTTTTTTTGCCAGAATCAGGAAAAAGTCaccataaaaaaatcaaaccctGTCAATTACAATGGAGCTGCAGTGGAGTAAATCCTGCCTTCCAGCACATCTCTGAGATGGAATTCAACCACTGAGAGTACATGCTATCGCAGACTCTGCCACCTCACTGGACACAGACTATCAAACGCAAGAAGATCCTTCCCTGGGCTCACTCTCTTTGAACTTTCTCGTATTATCCAGTTAAGGGGCTTctatttaaatgcttttatttgttCCCAGGTCCCATTTAGGAAAATGGACCTATAAGCCTCTCCCAATGCTTATATAGTTAGTCCAGCCTGATTCTACTAGAGCTTAGAGCTCAGACATAATCTACCCTAAATTACCCCCAGGGAGGACAAGATGTCTCATAGGCCCAAGTAATGGTTCATAGACCACAAAGATGTTTTGGGCTTTCAGTTCAGAGGACTCTATACtcgaaaaaaagaagaaaggtcaagAAGACAATATAAGCACACACACTGTATCCTGTCCATCCCAAGAGCAGCTTAAGATAGaagtaaaaggaggaaaaaagagaacaaactcAGTTAAGGGAAGCAATCAGCAAAGGAGAGATTTCAACAAATTTCTGGAAGACCAAAAACACACAGAAGTATGTGGAAGGATGAGACAAAGGGCAGGAGCTAACCCAGAATAGGAAAGGGGATCGTAGGGAGAAGGTGACAACCTTTGTggaaaaatctcagaaataaaaaaaggcaCCCATAATAGAAAGATTAGTTGTAAGGCTAATAGCAAAACAGCTGCTCCAGTTGTCGCTCCACAATCCCTACCcccaatgcacacacacacacttgaacacacaccacacatactaCAATGAAGGCAGCTGGGCCACAACCTCAGGGAAAAAACTTGAGGAttactttactttaaaaaaataactggagcTGGACCTGACAGCCTCATGGGtaaagtttggcgcactctgcttcagcagcccaggttcagttccaaggcatggaaccacaccactcatctgtcagtagccatgctgtggtggtggcttacaCAGAAGAActaagacttacaactagaatacacaactacgtactggggctttggggaagaagaaaaagagagagagtggggaagattggcaacagatgctagctcagagcaaatctttcccaacaacaataacaacaaaagaactGAATGAGCACTCTAGAGAGAATCTGACCTGCTAGTATGGGTGCTGGCACCCCAGAGCAAGTCCCCCCACCTTTTCTGGCATTCAAAGGGGATCCAGCCTAAAGATCAATAGCAGACTGAAGCGTGGCATGATTTGAAGTAAATTCTGGaataccagaaaaaaagagaatccaTTTGACCCAGC
Proteins encoded:
- the RBM43 gene encoding RNA-binding protein 43 → MASVLNVKESKASERTVVVAGLPVALFSDELLAILVKSHFQDVKNEGGVVEGVIYPTRTKGVAYVTFREKKVAENVIRKKNHYLEKKVIPTPLKVSHLSEKVFSSVNAILDLSVFRSQIVLESLVMDLKRKIPTLCFSCLGPSGTISVRGSFLAMKRLRESLLSKASSLLEKNRNFITEGRKWDRQSPRRSLQRSNSVEPLRPSVPKTSRSGETLILDTDVFLYLKKKCKSYESILKSFHVLCQERVDGELTTICIQNAYAVSLPNNETNVKKLIEELSHVLHFELRKETINLEGKEAREKRNINVACEQLSSKYPQVLINSCKTHIDIIGSSSDTYSFKKEVMKLLRQRVRK